CTTTCAGCTTTTGGATTAAAGGGTTTATGCGATAAACTTTTTTGAATACTTTCAACTTCATCCATAATAGGAAAGGCAGTTTTAGAAATTGAAGTTTCCTTGAAACGCTCCCAAATATAATCTATTGCAACTTGATTAGGATGCAACATATCTTCTGCATAAAAACGATAATCACGAAGTTCGTCCATCATAATTTCATAGCTTGGAAAATACGTTTCTGACTGACTTAAAACTTGATGAATGCCAGAAATTAAATTGGCTTTACTCCATTGATTTTCTACAAAACCATCTTTGATATGTCGTACTGGTGAAATGGTGAAAATAATATTGGAATCTGGATTTAAAGAATGAATGAATTGAATGGTTTGCTTAATACTTTCTTTTATAGTTTCAATGGATAACAATTCTTTTTTAAATTCTTTTTGAGGAACTTTATGGCAATTAGCAACAATTTCATTGTTTTCAATATTTCTATACACCCATGAAGTTCCATAAGTAATTATAACTTGTGAGGCTGCTTGTAATTGTTTTTTGGTTTGTTTTAGAATTGAATTTAATGAAGTCAATAGCTCTTCTTTGCTTTCATTACTCAAATCAGAATGTACATCGAATGAATGCCAACATTCATTATAAAAGAAAATATCTGCTTCCGTAAAAACAGTAGCAGTTACAACTTTACTGATCATTTTTTCGATAGAAACTGGATTGAAAATTATTCCAAAAGGATTTACAGTATTCTGAAACTTATAATATTCAAATTTATCTCCAATGTTTTCTGCAAAACAAGAGCCTAGCAATATTATTTTACAATTATAATCAATTGGTTTTGTTGCTGTAGAAATTGGTACTTGAGTTCTGAAATTCATAAAGATCTGTTTCTACAAACGTAATAATTTATTGGTAAAAATAGTCTGTTTTTAAATAACCAATTGTTCCATTATCTAAAATAGCAGTTTCTGAAACTTCCTCAATTGGATAATCATCAACATCATATTTAAAAGCTGTTTTATAAAATTTAGCTGAAGATGTTACTTGATCGCCTTGAGTAGTGGTTGAAATTAGTACACTTGTCAAACTATTGTTCAATGAAATTTTTTGATTTTGATCCAATAGCTTTCTATATCCCAACACATTACGCATAGGATTATTTTTAGAATCATATTCAAAACTTACGTTAGATGTCGAAATAGTTCCTTCAGGAGTATCATCAGCGATAGTTTCGGTTTTTATTAAATTTTCATTTTGAAAATACAAAGTTCCATGAGAAACTTTAACTTCAGGATTGTCTGAATCTAAAATAAATTTTTCAAATGAAATGGTTCCATTTAGATTATAAACATAACTTATTCTGTAATTATTTAATGACTTTACTTGTACTAATTGCCCTCCAACATAGCTATATTCAATGGTTTCACTAAGTTGATTCTGTTTGTCAAAAACTACTATTTTAGTAATTAAGTCATTGTCATACGTGAAATCCGTATGTTTTAAAACCCCATCAATACTAACAATTTTGCTTCCAATATAAGTATACATTGTCGAAGTAGAAGCTCCATCTGAAGAAGTAGCAACAACTCTTTTTAACAATTTTATCGTATCAACACTTTCTGTTGAACAAGCGTAAAAAGCGAATAAAAGAACGGATAAAATCCAGTATATATATTTTATTTTTTTCATAACACATTTGCCTTTGTTAGCCCTTTCGAAACTAGACAAACCAAACGTATAGAAATTAATTAAAACCCACAAAATTCATCGTTACAAACCCAATATTTCGGTTAAAATACTATTTTCAAACCGTATTTCATCATTATTTTAAATCCTTATAATTAAGAACATTAAACAAAAAAAGAACCCTTTTAGAACCTAAATTCCAAAAGGGCTTTGATATCCTATTACGACTAAATTTGCCTTAGTTCACAAATTCAATCGCTTTGTTTAAAGCTTCTTTGATTCCGCTTGCATTTTTACCTTTTCCAGATGCAAAGAAGGGTTGTCCTCCACCGTTTCCATCAATATATTTACCTAATTCTCTAATTACATTTCCAGCATTTAATAATTTCTCTGCTACTAATTCTTTTGAAATATAACAATGAATGTTTGGCGCATTATCTTCAATTGAAGCTAAAAATACAAATGAATTTGGCTTAGAACTTCCTAATGCTTGTGCCAAATCTTTGGTTGAACTCATGCTTAAATCAACTTGTTTCGCCAAAAAGTTAAGTCCGTTTATTTCTTGGAAATCAGCAATTAAAGTATTTTTGAGCCCTTCGATTTTCTCTTTCAATAATTGCTCAATTTGTTTTTTCAATTTAGCATTGTCATCTTGTAATGATGCAACCGATTTTAAAACATCTTGAGGGTTTTTCAAAGTCTCTTTTATTTCTGCCAAAGTATGCTCTTGATTCGCATAGAAATTTTTCACAGCATCACCTGTAATTGCTTCAATACGACGAATACCAGCTGCAACAGCTCCTTCTGAAATGATTTTGAAATGCCAAATTTCAGCAGTATTTTTCACGTGAATTCCACCACACAATTCCATACTTTGCCCAAATTTTATCGCACGAACATTATCACCGTATTTTTCACCAAATAATGCCATTGCTCCTTCGTCTAAGGCTTGTTGAATCGGAATGTTTCTTCTTTCAATCAATGGTAATTGCTCTTGAATTCTTGCATTTACAAAGTCTTCTACTTGTTTGATTTCTTCATCAGTAACTTTACTGAAATGTGAAAAGTCAAAACGTAAATTATTTGAATTTACTAAAGATCCTTTTTGCTCCACATGAGTTCCTAAAATACTTCTCAAAGCCTGATGCATCAAGTGTGTTGCCGAGTGATTTTTAGCAGTCGCTAATCTTAAATCGGTATTAACTTTAGCCACAAAACTTGCATTAACATTCTCTGGAAGTTGTTTTGTAAAATGTAGAATTAAGTTATTTTCTTTTTTAGTATCAATAATAGCAATCGTTTCGTTAGCTGAAACTAACGTTCCTTTATCACCAACTTGCCCTCCTCCTTCTGGATAGAATGGCGTATTATCTAAAACGATTTGGTATAAAATCCCATCTTTTTTAGAATCTACTTTACGAATACGTGTAATTTTCACTTCGTTTTCTACTTGATCATAACCAACGAATGTTTCTACATTACCCGAAATCAAAACAGACCAATCCTCTGTTGAAACTTCTGAAGCAGCACGCGAACGATTTTTTTGCTCTTGCATTGCTGCATTAAATCCAGCTTCGTCTAAATCAAATCCTTTTTCTCTTAAAATTAAAGCCGTTAAATCAATTGGAAATCCAAAAGTATCATACAGCTCAAATGCTTTAGCGCCTGAAACTTCTTTTCCTTTAGTTTCGGCAACCACGTTTTCTAACAGTTGTAATCCTTGGTCCAATGTTCTCAAGAAAGAAGCTTCTTCTTCACGAATTACATTCGTCACAAATTGCTGTTGCGATTTGATTTCCGGGAAAAATTCGCCCATTTGATTGGCTAAAACTTCAACTAATTTATTGATAAAAGGTTCTTTAGTATTCAAAAATGTAAATCCGTAACGAATCGCACGACGTAAAATTCTACGAATTACGTAACCAGCACCTGTATTTGATGGCAATTGTCCGTCAGCAATAGCAAAAGCCACTGCACGAACGTGGTCCACAACCACACGAATCGCAATATTAGTTTTGTTTTGTTCTTCTGATATGTTTTTAACTTCGTTTGAAGTGTATTTCAATCCTGTTATTTGTTCTACTTTTTCAATAAGCGGTGTAAAAACATCCGTGTCATAATTAGATGTTTTTCCTTGCAATGCCATACACAAACGTTCAAATCCCATTCCAGTATCCACGTGTTGTGCAGGTAATTTTTCTAAAGAACCATCCGCTTTACGATTGAATTCCATGAAAACGTTGTTCCAAATTTCAACTACTTGTGGATGGTCATTATTCACTAAACTTTTTCCTGAAACAAGCAATTTTTCTGCTTCTGGACGCAAATCAACATGAATTTCAGAACATGGCCCACAAGGTCCTTGGTCACCCATTTCCCAGAAATTGTCTTTTTTGTTACCAAGAATAATTCGGTCTTCATCAATTAAAGTTTTCCAAATATCCCAAGCTTCTTGATCAAACGGCACATTATCTTCTTTACTTCCTTCAAAAACAGAAACATAAAGATTTTCTTTTGGAATTTTATACACTTCGGTTAACAATTCCCAAGCCCAGTTGATAGCTTCTTTTTTGAAATAATCTCCAAAAGACCAATTTCCAAGCATTTCAAACATGGTGTGATGGTAGGTGTCAAAACCTACGTCTTCCAAATCATTATGTTTTCCTGAAACACGAAGACATTTTTGCGTATCGGCTATTCTAGGACTTTTTGGAGTTCCATTCCCTAAAAAGTATTCTTTGAATTGTGCCATTCCTGAATTATTAAACATCAGTGTTGGATCATCCTTAAGAACGATTGGTGCTGATGGAACGATTAAATGTTCTTTACTTTTAAAAAACTCTAGAAATTGTTTACGTACGTCTTGTGATTTCATTTTTTAATTTCTTTAGCCCAGATAATACTATAAAACAGCTCTAAATATTAGAACTTGCAATTATTAACTAGAATAGGCTCATTAATTTATTTATTATTAAAAAAAGGAGGGAACAAATGAAACATTTATTAAATTTGTTCGTCTAACCTTTTTTACAAGGTGCAAAAATAGGGTATTTTAAAATATGTCGAAAGTAAAATATTATTACGATTCCGAAAATCTGGCGTATCGAAAAATAAAAACACGAAAAGCTAAAAAAATTGGCGTGGTTGCCTTGTTTTTATTGGCTTCAGCCTTATTTGGTTTTTTAAGTTTCTTTGTTTTGTTGAATACTCCTTATTTTGAGACCCCAAAAGACCGGTTGCAAGCACGTGAAATTGACAATTTGAAATTAAATTATGCCATTTTAAACAAAAAAATGGACCAGCTCAATACTGTTGTAGATGCCATTGAAGATCGAGATAATAATATATATAGAGTATATTTCAATAAATCAGCGATTCCAGATGAGGAACGAAAATCAGGTTTTTCAGGAGCTAATCGCTATGCGGTATTAGAAGGTTATAACAATTCCGAACTGGTAATTAACACCACCAAACGAGTTGACATTTTGAGTAAAGAACTAGACGTTCAGTCCAAATCATTAGATGAAATTTTTAAACTTGCCAAAGCAAAAAACAACTTATTGTCAGCTATTCCTGCCATTCAGCCAGTTAGGAATGAAAATTTAAAACAAATGGCTTCTGGTTTTGGATACCGATCAGATCCATTTACCAAAGTTAAAAAAATGCACGAAGGAATGGACTTTACAGCTAAAACTGGAACTCCTATTTATGCAACTGGTGATGGATTAGTAGCAAAATCTGACAATACAGCCTCTGGTTTTGGTAATCATATCGTAATTCGGCACGGATTTGGATACGAAACTTTGTATGCGCATTTAAGTAAATATAAAGTTCGAGCTGGGCAACGTGTAAAACGAGGAGATGTTATAGGATATGTAGGAAGTACAGGAAGGTCAGAAGGGCCACATTTACATTATGAAGT
Above is a window of Flavobacterium sp. 123 DNA encoding:
- a CDS encoding GSCFA domain-containing protein, which produces MNFRTQVPISTATKPIDYNCKIILLGSCFAENIGDKFEYYKFQNTVNPFGIIFNPVSIEKMISKVVTATVFTEADIFFYNECWHSFDVHSDLSNESKEELLTSLNSILKQTKKQLQAASQVIITYGTSWVYRNIENNEIVANCHKVPQKEFKKELLSIETIKESIKQTIQFIHSLNPDSNIIFTISPVRHIKDGFVENQWSKANLISGIHQVLSQSETYFPSYEIMMDELRDYRFYAEDMLHPNQVAIDYIWERFKETSISKTAFPIMDEVESIQKSLSHKPFNPKAESHLKFELKRKEKITKLVSKYPFIKF
- the alaS gene encoding alanine--tRNA ligase; the encoded protein is MKSQDVRKQFLEFFKSKEHLIVPSAPIVLKDDPTLMFNNSGMAQFKEYFLGNGTPKSPRIADTQKCLRVSGKHNDLEDVGFDTYHHTMFEMLGNWSFGDYFKKEAINWAWELLTEVYKIPKENLYVSVFEGSKEDNVPFDQEAWDIWKTLIDEDRIILGNKKDNFWEMGDQGPCGPCSEIHVDLRPEAEKLLVSGKSLVNNDHPQVVEIWNNVFMEFNRKADGSLEKLPAQHVDTGMGFERLCMALQGKTSNYDTDVFTPLIEKVEQITGLKYTSNEVKNISEEQNKTNIAIRVVVDHVRAVAFAIADGQLPSNTGAGYVIRRILRRAIRYGFTFLNTKEPFINKLVEVLANQMGEFFPEIKSQQQFVTNVIREEEASFLRTLDQGLQLLENVVAETKGKEVSGAKAFELYDTFGFPIDLTALILREKGFDLDEAGFNAAMQEQKNRSRAASEVSTEDWSVLISGNVETFVGYDQVENEVKITRIRKVDSKKDGILYQIVLDNTPFYPEGGGQVGDKGTLVSANETIAIIDTKKENNLILHFTKQLPENVNASFVAKVNTDLRLATAKNHSATHLMHQALRSILGTHVEQKGSLVNSNNLRFDFSHFSKVTDEEIKQVEDFVNARIQEQLPLIERRNIPIQQALDEGAMALFGEKYGDNVRAIKFGQSMELCGGIHVKNTAEIWHFKIISEGAVAAGIRRIEAITGDAVKNFYANQEHTLAEIKETLKNPQDVLKSVASLQDDNAKLKKQIEQLLKEKIEGLKNTLIADFQEINGLNFLAKQVDLSMSSTKDLAQALGSSKPNSFVFLASIEDNAPNIHCYISKELVAEKLLNAGNVIRELGKYIDGNGGGQPFFASGKGKNASGIKEALNKAIEFVN
- a CDS encoding M23 family metallopeptidase, which produces MSKVKYYYDSENLAYRKIKTRKAKKIGVVALFLLASALFGFLSFFVLLNTPYFETPKDRLQAREIDNLKLNYAILNKKMDQLNTVVDAIEDRDNNIYRVYFNKSAIPDEERKSGFSGANRYAVLEGYNNSELVINTTKRVDILSKELDVQSKSLDEIFKLAKAKNNLLSAIPAIQPVRNENLKQMASGFGYRSDPFTKVKKMHEGMDFTAKTGTPIYATGDGLVAKSDNTASGFGNHIVIRHGFGYETLYAHLSKYKVRAGQRVKRGDVIGYVGSTGRSEGPHLHYEVHKDGKVVNPLNFYYGNISAVEYVAIAQLANQENQSLD